The following are from one region of the Methyloversatilis discipulorum genome:
- a CDS encoding SlyX family protein, translated as MTDRLNDLEARITLMDDMLDALNRTVFEQQRAIESLQLQLKHVYAQVQGMQPAERADAQQDIPPHY; from the coding sequence ATGACCGACCGCCTGAACGACCTTGAAGCCCGCATCACGCTGATGGATGACATGCTGGACGCGCTGAACCGCACAGTGTTCGAGCAGCAGCGCGCGATCGAGTCACTGCAGTTGCAGCTCAAGCACGTCTATGCGCAGGTGCAGGGCATGCAGCCGGCCGAACGTGCCGACGCGCAGCAGGACATTCCGCCGCACTACTGA
- a CDS encoding DUF1579 domain-containing protein — translation MEGEKMMNTAPQDQHRWLRQFEGEWRGESEPVADGAADDACWSGSETVRALGELWVLFEGRGDMPDGSAAYTLMTLGFDPARADGGRFVGNWAGSMMTTLWQYEGELDAAGRVLSLYSEGPAFSGSGTARYRDTIEVHGPDERTLSSHVQDADGNWSPIMRIRYRRQRAA, via the coding sequence ATGGAGGGCGAGAAGATGATGAATACAGCGCCGCAGGATCAGCATCGATGGCTGAGGCAGTTCGAGGGTGAATGGCGCGGAGAGAGCGAACCTGTGGCCGACGGGGCCGCGGACGACGCGTGCTGGAGCGGTAGCGAAACCGTGCGCGCGCTCGGCGAACTGTGGGTGCTGTTCGAGGGGCGCGGTGACATGCCGGACGGCAGCGCGGCCTACACTCTGATGACCCTGGGCTTCGACCCCGCGCGCGCAGACGGAGGCCGCTTCGTCGGCAACTGGGCAGGGTCGATGATGACGACGCTGTGGCAGTACGAGGGCGAACTGGACGCAGCCGGCCGCGTGCTGTCGCTGTACAGCGAAGGACCGGCCTTCTCGGGCAGCGGCACCGCGCGCTACCGCGACACGATAGAGGTCCATGGTCCGGACGAGCGGACGCTGTCTTCGCACGTGCAGGATGCCGACGGCAACTGGTCGCCCATCATGCGTATCCGCTACCGGAGACAGCGAGCCGCCTGA
- a CDS encoding glutathione S-transferase family protein, which translates to MRLRFHMTPGSCSTGIHILLEHLELPFEAYVVNLPAGDHRRPAYLAINPKGTIPALQIDDDPALTEFQSIALWLAWQFPRARLLPASPFDAARAVDLMTHVVGTVHGAGYTRIFTPERYLPAGVNEGAATQWLEAIQAQGRTLVEEALTLVDARIDDDGRLFGDDLTVADAALFYVTFWADRIGLPLPSRCLAFYRRMRERPVVRRVLAEEGYR; encoded by the coding sequence ATGCGATTGCGCTTCCACATGACGCCGGGCTCGTGCTCGACCGGCATCCACATCCTGCTCGAACATCTGGAGCTGCCGTTCGAGGCATACGTCGTGAACCTGCCTGCCGGCGATCACCGTCGGCCGGCATATCTGGCGATCAACCCCAAGGGCACGATTCCGGCGCTGCAGATCGACGACGATCCGGCGCTGACCGAATTCCAGTCCATCGCGCTGTGGCTGGCCTGGCAGTTCCCGCGGGCACGGCTGTTGCCGGCGTCGCCGTTCGACGCGGCGCGCGCCGTCGATCTGATGACCCATGTCGTGGGCACCGTGCACGGCGCCGGTTACACCCGCATCTTCACGCCGGAGCGCTACCTGCCGGCGGGTGTGAACGAGGGGGCGGCCACGCAGTGGCTGGAGGCGATCCAGGCGCAGGGCCGGACCCTGGTGGAGGAGGCCCTCACACTGGTCGACGCGCGCATCGACGACGACGGCAGGCTGTTCGGCGACGACCTGACGGTCGCCGACGCCGCGCTGTTCTACGTCACCTTCTGGGCCGACCGCATCGGCCTGCCGCTGCCGTCACGCTGCCTGGCGTTCTACCGGCGCATGCGCGAGCGGCCGGTGGTGCGCCGCGTGCTGGCCGAAGAAGGCTATCGCTGA
- the pth gene encoding aminoacyl-tRNA hydrolase, with product MSGNGSKAVPRLVVGLGNPGPDYSETRHNAGFWFCEGLARKLGVTLNREARFNGFTGSSRADGITILLPQTFMNRSGQSVGALARFFRIAPAEILVVHDELDIQPGELRLKFGGGLGGHNGLKDISAHLASNDYWRLRIGIGHPRQLAPGSEVADYVLHRPRIEEQRDIDAAIERALDAWPMIAAGDWTRVSTLLNAKPGAGKAPKSA from the coding sequence ATGTCCGGGAACGGTTCCAAAGCCGTGCCCCGGCTCGTCGTCGGACTGGGCAACCCCGGTCCGGACTATTCCGAAACCCGGCACAACGCCGGGTTTTGGTTTTGTGAGGGGCTGGCACGCAAGCTGGGCGTCACGCTCAACCGTGAAGCGCGATTCAACGGCTTCACCGGTTCGTCGCGTGCCGACGGCATCACAATACTGCTGCCGCAGACCTTCATGAACCGCTCCGGCCAGTCGGTCGGTGCGCTTGCCCGCTTCTTCCGCATCGCACCGGCTGAAATACTGGTGGTGCACGATGAGCTCGACATCCAGCCGGGCGAACTGCGCCTGAAGTTCGGCGGCGGCCTCGGCGGTCACAACGGACTGAAGGACATCAGCGCCCACCTGGCCAGCAACGACTACTGGCGGCTGCGCATCGGCATCGGTCACCCGCGCCAGCTGGCGCCGGGGTCGGAAGTGGCCGACTATGTACTGCACCGTCCGCGCATCGAGGAACAGCGCGACATCGACGCCGCCATCGAGCGTGCGCTCGACGCCTGGCCGATGATTGCCGCTGGCGACTGGACGCGCGTGTCCACCCTGCTCAATGCGAAGCCCGGCGCCGGCAAGGCGCCCAAGAGTGCCTAA
- the ychF gene encoding redox-regulated ATPase YchF, which yields MSLKCGIVGLPNVGKSTLFNALTKAGIAAENYPFCTIEPNVGIVEVPDPRLAQLSEIVKPQKIQPAIVEFVDIAGLVAGASKGEGLGNQFLANIRETDAIVNVVRCFDDENVVHVNGRVDPIADIETIVTELALADLAAVERTIARDTKKARAGDKDAAKLVAVLEKLLPHLNEGKPARTLNLSDDDKAIVKPMCLLTIKPAMYVGNVLEDGFDNNPYLDRLREFAAKEGAPVVAVCAKIEAELADLDDEDKKAFLADLGLEEPGLNRLIRAGYDLLGLQTYFTAGVKEVRAWTIHKGDTAPQAAGVIHTDFERGFIRAQTIAFDDFIAFKGEQGAKEAGKMRAEGKEYVVKDGDVLNFLFNV from the coding sequence ATGAGCCTCAAATGCGGCATCGTCGGCCTGCCCAACGTCGGCAAGTCCACGCTTTTCAATGCGCTCACCAAGGCCGGCATCGCCGCCGAGAACTACCCGTTCTGCACGATCGAGCCCAACGTCGGCATCGTCGAGGTGCCGGACCCGCGTCTGGCCCAGCTTTCCGAAATCGTGAAGCCGCAGAAGATACAGCCGGCCATCGTCGAATTCGTCGACATCGCCGGTCTGGTCGCCGGTGCCAGCAAGGGCGAAGGCCTGGGTAACCAGTTCCTCGCCAATATCCGCGAAACCGACGCCATCGTGAACGTGGTGCGCTGCTTCGACGACGAGAACGTGGTGCACGTGAATGGTCGCGTCGATCCGATCGCCGACATCGAAACCATCGTGACCGAACTGGCGCTGGCCGACCTCGCCGCCGTCGAACGCACCATTGCGCGCGACACCAAGAAGGCGCGCGCCGGCGACAAGGACGCCGCCAAGCTGGTCGCCGTGCTGGAAAAGCTGCTGCCGCACCTGAACGAAGGCAAGCCGGCGCGCACGCTGAACCTGTCGGACGACGACAAGGCCATCGTGAAACCGATGTGCCTGCTGACGATCAAGCCGGCCATGTATGTCGGCAACGTGCTCGAAGACGGCTTCGACAACAACCCCTACCTCGACCGCCTGCGCGAATTCGCGGCGAAGGAAGGTGCGCCGGTGGTGGCGGTGTGCGCGAAGATCGAGGCCGAGCTGGCCGACCTCGACGACGAGGACAAGAAGGCCTTCCTGGCCGATCTCGGCCTCGAAGAGCCGGGCCTGAACCGGCTGATCCGCGCCGGCTACGACCTGCTGGGCCTGCAGACCTACTTCACCGCGGGTGTGAAGGAAGTGCGCGCCTGGACCATCCACAAGGGCGACACCGCACCGCAGGCGGCCGGCGTCATCCACACCGACTTCGAGCGCGGCTTCATCCGCGCCCAGACCATCGCCTTCGACGACTTCATCGCCTTCAAGGGCGAACAGGGCGCGAAGGAAGCCGGCAAGATGCGCGCCGAAGGCAAGGAATACGTGGTCAAGGACGGCGACGTGCTGAACTTCCTGTTCAACGTCTGA
- a CDS encoding ribose-phosphate pyrophosphokinase: MAYDSLMIFTGNANPKLAADVAKRLNMSLGRAQVGRFSDGEVNVEILENVRGKDVFVLQSTCAPTNDSLMELVILVDALKRASAGRITAAMPYFGYARQDRRPRSARVPITAKVVANMLQAVGVQRLLTVDLHADQIQGFFDIPVDNIYATPILLGDIWKQEYPNLMAVSPDVGGVVRARAFAKRLECDLAIIDKRRPKANVSEVMNIIGDVTGRTCVIMDDMVDTAGTLCKAAQALKEHGAARVLAYCTHAVLSGEAVNRIQNSDLDQLVVTDTIPLSPAAQACGRIRVVSIAELLAETLLRISNEESVSSLFME, encoded by the coding sequence ATGGCTTACGACAGCCTGATGATCTTTACCGGCAACGCCAACCCCAAACTGGCGGCGGACGTTGCCAAGCGGCTCAACATGTCGCTCGGCCGCGCGCAGGTGGGCCGTTTCTCCGACGGCGAAGTCAACGTCGAAATCCTCGAGAACGTCCGCGGCAAGGACGTGTTCGTGCTGCAATCGACCTGTGCGCCGACCAACGACAGCCTGATGGAACTGGTCATCCTGGTCGATGCGCTGAAGCGCGCCTCGGCCGGCCGCATCACCGCGGCGATGCCCTATTTCGGCTACGCCCGCCAGGATCGCCGCCCGCGCAGCGCGCGCGTGCCGATCACCGCCAAGGTGGTGGCAAACATGCTGCAGGCCGTGGGCGTGCAGCGCCTGCTGACGGTGGACCTCCACGCCGACCAGATCCAGGGCTTCTTCGACATCCCGGTCGACAACATCTACGCCACGCCCATCCTGCTTGGCGACATCTGGAAGCAGGAATATCCGAACCTGATGGCCGTTTCGCCCGACGTCGGCGGCGTGGTGCGCGCACGTGCCTTTGCCAAGCGTCTCGAGTGCGATCTCGCCATCATCGACAAGCGTCGCCCGAAGGCGAACGTGTCCGAAGTGATGAACATCATCGGCGACGTGACCGGCCGCACCTGCGTCATCATGGACGACATGGTCGACACCGCCGGCACGCTGTGCAAGGCGGCGCAGGCGCTGAAGGAGCACGGCGCCGCCCGCGTGCTGGCCTACTGTACGCACGCCGTGCTGTCGGGCGAGGCCGTCAATCGCATCCAGAATTCCGATCTCGACCAGCTGGTCGTGACCGACACCATCCCGCTGTCGCCGGCCGCCCAGGCCTGCGGCCGCATCCGTGTCGTGTCCATCGCCGAGCTGCTGGCCGAAACCCTGCTGCGCATCAGCAACGAGGAATCCGTTTCGTCCCTCTTCATGGAGTAA
- the queG gene encoding tRNA epoxyqueuosine(34) reductase QueG produces the protein MSDTLPCSPDGLVARIRDWGRELGFASIGISGVDLGEAETRLLDWLAAGRHGELDYMARHGAIRARPAELVPGTLSVISARMPYWPDDAADAQAVLDDGDLGYVSRYALGRDYHKVLRNRLQKLAERIESVVGPFGHRAFTDSAPVLEVEIARRAALGWRGKHTLLIHRDAGSMFFLGELFTTLPLPPDEPQADHCGTCTRCIDICPTGAIVAPYQLDARLCVSYLTIELDGPIPEPLRPLIGNRIYGCDDCQLVCPWNRHAAKAVEPDFAVRNGLDHAPLTALFAWSEDEFNRRLEGSAIRRIGHERWLRNIAVALGNAPSSAAHIAALQARADHASPVVREHVAWALARQHSPDTPT, from the coding sequence ATGAGCGACACCCTGCCCTGCAGCCCGGACGGACTGGTCGCGCGCATACGCGACTGGGGACGCGAGCTGGGCTTCGCGTCGATCGGCATTTCCGGTGTCGATCTGGGTGAAGCCGAAACCCGCCTGCTCGACTGGCTCGCCGCCGGCCGTCACGGCGAACTGGACTACATGGCGCGCCACGGCGCGATTCGCGCACGCCCGGCCGAACTGGTGCCGGGCACGCTGTCGGTCATCAGCGCACGCATGCCGTACTGGCCGGACGATGCGGCGGACGCGCAGGCGGTGCTCGACGACGGCGACCTCGGCTATGTGTCGCGTTACGCACTCGGCCGCGATTACCACAAGGTGCTGCGCAACCGGCTGCAGAAGCTGGCAGAACGGATCGAGAGCGTGGTCGGCCCCTTCGGCCACCGTGCCTTCACCGACTCGGCGCCGGTGCTCGAAGTCGAGATCGCCCGCCGCGCCGCACTCGGCTGGCGCGGCAAGCACACGCTGCTGATCCACCGCGACGCCGGCTCGATGTTCTTTCTCGGCGAACTGTTCACCACGCTGCCGCTGCCGCCCGACGAGCCCCAGGCCGACCACTGCGGCACCTGCACCCGCTGCATCGACATCTGCCCGACCGGCGCCATCGTCGCGCCCTACCAGCTGGACGCGCGGCTGTGCGTGTCCTACCTGACGATAGAACTGGACGGCCCGATCCCCGAGCCACTGCGCCCCCTGATCGGCAACCGCATCTACGGCTGCGACGACTGTCAGCTGGTGTGCCCGTGGAACCGTCACGCGGCCAAGGCCGTCGAGCCGGACTTCGCGGTGCGCAACGGGCTGGACCACGCACCACTGACCGCGCTGTTCGCCTGGTCGGAGGACGAATTCAACCGCCGCCTCGAAGGCAGCGCGATCCGGCGCATCGGCCACGAGCGCTGGCTGCGCAATATCGCGGTCGCGCTCGGCAACGCGCCATCCTCCGCCGCCCACATCGCCGCGCTGCAGGCGCGCGCCGACCACGCCTCACCGGTCGTGCGCGAACACGTCGCCTGGGCGCTGGCCCGACAACATTCTCCGGACACACCGACATGA
- a CDS encoding 50S ribosomal protein L25/general stress protein Ctc, which translates to MSIEMNVKKRDAQGTGASRRLRRADQVPAIIYGGDKPATPITLDHNEIFHALRKEAFHASVLTLNVEGTKETVLLRDTQMHAYKLQVLHVDFQRVDATHKLHTKVPFHFINADVAPGVKLQGGIVSHVMNEIDVQCLPSQLPEFIEVDLSGLSVGQSVHVSQIKLPAGVEALTHGTDPVIATVTLPRGAKADEAAAAEGGEEK; encoded by the coding sequence ATGTCCATCGAAATGAACGTCAAGAAGCGCGATGCGCAGGGCACCGGAGCGAGCCGCCGCCTGCGTCGCGCCGACCAGGTCCCGGCCATCATCTACGGCGGCGACAAGCCCGCCACGCCGATCACGCTCGACCACAACGAAATCTTCCACGCCCTGCGCAAGGAAGCCTTCCACGCATCCGTGCTGACGCTGAACGTCGAAGGCACGAAGGAAACCGTGCTGCTGCGCGACACCCAGATGCACGCCTACAAGCTGCAGGTGCTGCATGTCGACTTCCAGCGCGTCGATGCCACGCACAAGCTGCACACCAAGGTGCCGTTCCACTTCATCAATGCCGACGTGGCCCCGGGCGTCAAGCTGCAGGGTGGCATCGTGTCGCACGTGATGAACGAGATCGACGTCCAGTGCCTGCCCAGCCAGCTGCCGGAATTCATCGAAGTCGATCTGTCCGGCCTGTCGGTCGGCCAGTCGGTCCACGTGTCGCAGATCAAGCTGCCGGCCGGTGTCGAAGCGCTGACCCACGGCACCGATCCGGTGATCGCCACCGTGACGCTGCCGCGCGGCGCCAAGGCTGACGAAGCTGCCGCGGCCGAAGGCGGCGAAGAGAAGTAA
- a CDS encoding thioredoxin domain-containing protein, which yields MSTDTALAPRNRLAGEASPYLQQHAGDPVHWYPWCEAAFAEARRLDRPILLSVGYASCHWCHVMARESFADPATAAAVNEGFVAIKVDREERPDIDGLYQQALQLLRRGNGGWPLTVFLSPQGVPFYGGTYFPREASGGQIALRDVLASVSTVWTERRADLARQDEALIAALSAALPQPTGAPLDPSVQEQAIQQLAVAFDARNGGFGGAPKFPHPTDLDFLLQLDSDIGTPSPRTMALESLRHIAEGGLFDQLGGGFFRYSVDPAWHIPHFEKMLCDSAMLLPLYANAWRASGEALFRRAAELTVDWALREMRSDDGLFCSALAADDASGREGGTYLWEASALREVLTPVEWDLCAAHWGLIDPPGFEGKFWHLRVARPAEKLATMLGQPVDAVQAVIDEARSRLLERRNERGRAARDGKTPTAWNALMVNALAHAGAVLGRSDWLEAARTTFDALRAARWREDIDGADRLQSLPRIDGFLDDHAFLLDAALTLHEAMPRDGDLAFAARLAEVMLLRFEDDARGGFFFTAHDALPLFHRSKPALDAATPGGNGVAALALIRLARRTGNTRYVNAAERCVRLFAATVRADPASHTRLLMAARWLDEGR from the coding sequence ATGAGCACCGACACCGCACTCGCACCGCGCAACCGACTGGCCGGTGAAGCGTCCCCCTATCTGCAGCAGCACGCCGGCGATCCGGTGCACTGGTATCCGTGGTGCGAGGCCGCCTTCGCCGAGGCGCGCCGGCTCGACCGCCCCATCCTGCTGTCGGTCGGCTACGCCTCCTGTCACTGGTGCCACGTGATGGCGCGAGAATCCTTTGCCGATCCGGCCACGGCTGCCGCAGTGAACGAGGGCTTTGTCGCCATCAAGGTGGACCGTGAGGAGCGACCGGACATCGACGGTCTCTACCAGCAGGCGCTGCAGCTGCTGCGTCGCGGCAACGGCGGCTGGCCGCTCACCGTCTTCCTGTCGCCGCAGGGCGTGCCCTTCTACGGCGGCACCTATTTCCCGCGCGAAGCGTCCGGCGGGCAGATCGCACTGCGCGACGTACTGGCGTCGGTCAGCACCGTATGGACCGAAAGGCGCGCCGATCTTGCGCGCCAGGACGAAGCGCTGATTGCGGCACTGAGCGCCGCCCTGCCACAGCCCACCGGTGCGCCGCTGGACCCGTCGGTGCAGGAGCAGGCGATACAGCAGCTGGCGGTCGCCTTCGACGCCCGGAACGGCGGCTTCGGCGGCGCGCCGAAGTTTCCGCACCCGACCGACCTCGATTTCCTGCTGCAGCTGGACAGCGACATCGGCACACCGTCGCCGCGCACGATGGCGCTGGAGTCGCTGCGTCACATCGCCGAAGGCGGTCTGTTCGACCAGCTCGGCGGCGGCTTCTTCCGCTACAGCGTCGATCCGGCCTGGCATATCCCGCACTTCGAAAAGATGCTGTGCGACAGCGCCATGCTGCTGCCGCTCTACGCCAATGCCTGGAGGGCGAGCGGCGAAGCGCTGTTCCGGCGTGCGGCCGAACTCACCGTGGACTGGGCATTGCGCGAAATGCGCAGCGACGACGGACTGTTCTGCAGCGCCCTCGCCGCCGACGACGCCAGCGGCCGCGAGGGGGGCACATATCTGTGGGAAGCGTCGGCGCTGCGCGAAGTGCTGACACCGGTCGAATGGGATCTGTGCGCCGCACACTGGGGGCTGATCGACCCGCCCGGCTTCGAGGGGAAGTTCTGGCATCTGCGCGTTGCCCGCCCGGCGGAAAAGCTCGCCACGATGCTGGGCCAACCGGTGGACGCTGTGCAGGCGGTGATAGACGAGGCGCGCAGTCGTCTGCTGGAGCGGCGCAACGAGCGCGGGCGCGCCGCACGTGACGGCAAGACACCGACTGCCTGGAACGCGCTGATGGTGAACGCGCTCGCCCACGCCGGCGCCGTACTCGGCCGCAGCGACTGGCTGGAGGCGGCGCGCACGACCTTCGACGCGCTGCGCGCGGCACGCTGGCGCGAGGACATCGACGGCGCCGACCGTCTGCAGTCGCTGCCCCGCATCGACGGCTTTCTCGACGACCACGCCTTCCTGCTGGATGCCGCACTGACGCTGCACGAAGCGATGCCGCGCGACGGCGACCTCGCCTTCGCCGCACGGCTGGCCGAGGTGATGCTGCTGCGTTTCGAAGACGACGCCAGAGGTGGCTTCTTCTTCACCGCACACGACGCGCTACCACTGTTCCACCGCAGCAAACCCGCCCTCGACGCTGCCACGCCTGGCGGCAACGGCGTCGCCGCGCTGGCCTTGATCAGACTGGCACGGCGTACCGGCAACACCCGCTACGTGAACGCGGCCGAACGCTGCGTGCGTCTGTTCGCCGCCACCGTGCGAGCCGACCCGGCCAGCCATACCCGCCTGCTCATGGCCGCGCGCTGGCTGGACGAGGGGCGTTGA
- the ispE gene encoding 4-(cytidine 5'-diphospho)-2-C-methyl-D-erythritol kinase — translation MTARIDWQVWLDAPAKINLFLHVTGRRPDGYHLLQTAFRFVDFGDRLRFSPRDDGEVRRVNPLPGVPEADDLCVRAARLLQTETGCRRGVDIELDKRLPMGGGVGGGSSDAATVLLALNRLWELDLPRARLQALGLRLGADVPVFVFGRSAFAEGVGELLQPLELRPAAYLVVAPGVSVPTPRIFADPELTRNTEACTIADFAAAADSAALFGRNDLEPVAARLYPEVRQAIDMLAALAGRGAVRMSGSGACVFVQCADLQAAQDLMKASSASWPAGWQGFVAQGLDEHPLYRMTAQV, via the coding sequence GTGACTGCGCGTATCGACTGGCAGGTCTGGCTCGACGCGCCGGCCAAGATCAATCTGTTCCTGCACGTGACCGGCCGCCGCCCGGATGGCTACCATCTGCTGCAGACCGCCTTCCGCTTCGTCGATTTCGGCGACCGTCTGCGCTTCTCGCCACGGGACGATGGCGAGGTGAGGCGCGTCAACCCGCTGCCCGGCGTGCCCGAGGCCGACGACCTGTGCGTGCGTGCTGCCCGCCTGCTGCAGACGGAAACCGGCTGCCGGCGTGGCGTGGACATCGAACTGGACAAGCGGCTGCCGATGGGCGGTGGCGTCGGCGGCGGCAGTTCCGACGCCGCGACCGTGCTGCTGGCCTTGAACCGACTGTGGGAACTTGATCTGCCGCGCGCGCGGCTGCAGGCGCTGGGGCTGCGGCTGGGGGCCGACGTGCCGGTTTTCGTGTTCGGTCGCAGCGCCTTCGCCGAGGGCGTTGGCGAGCTGTTGCAGCCGCTCGAACTGCGGCCGGCGGCCTACCTCGTCGTGGCGCCCGGCGTGTCGGTACCGACGCCACGGATTTTTGCCGACCCGGAATTGACACGAAATACTGAAGCTTGCACAATAGCGGACTTTGCTGCAGCAGCCGACTCGGCGGCGCTTTTCGGGCGCAACGATCTTGAGCCGGTCGCGGCAAGGCTGTACCCGGAAGTCAGACAGGCCATCGACATGCTGGCGGCACTGGCCGGGCGTGGCGCGGTAAGAATGAGCGGTTCGGGCGCGTGCGTGTTTGTACAATGCGCCGATCTGCAGGCAGCACAGGATTTGATGAAGGCGTCGTCGGCATCGTGGCCGGCGGGCTGGCAGGGATTCGTTGCACAGGGGCTGGACGAGCACCCGCTGTACCGGATGACTGCACAGGTTTGA
- the lolB gene encoding lipoprotein insertase outer membrane protein LolB, with protein MRVLLCAGALALAGCAALPPPAVEDPQVLALRERARDAVNPAFSLSGRFVVKGPEQTASAALDWQHARDRDELQINGPLGKVLAQLVRDEQGVRLIDERQRVTEAATLDELSRAVFGAELPLSRAAYWVTGRPGSADVRSRDAAGRVAVLTEQSWRVEFTEYDGESPDALPRQIDASDGEHSFRLRIDAWYPLP; from the coding sequence ATGCGCGTGCTGCTGTGTGCCGGCGCTCTGGCGCTGGCCGGTTGTGCCGCGCTGCCGCCGCCGGCTGTCGAAGATCCGCAGGTGCTCGCGCTGCGCGAACGTGCGCGTGACGCGGTCAATCCCGCTTTTTCGCTGAGCGGGCGCTTCGTCGTGAAAGGGCCCGAACAGACCGCCTCGGCGGCGCTGGACTGGCAGCATGCCCGCGATCGCGACGAGCTGCAGATCAACGGACCACTCGGCAAGGTATTGGCGCAGCTGGTGCGCGACGAGCAGGGGGTGCGCCTGATCGACGAGCGCCAGCGCGTCACCGAGGCGGCGACGCTCGACGAACTGTCGCGTGCGGTGTTCGGCGCCGAACTGCCGCTGTCGCGGGCCGCCTACTGGGTGACCGGTCGGCCGGGGAGTGCCGACGTGCGGTCGCGCGACGCCGCCGGCCGTGTCGCGGTGCTGACCGAACAGTCCTGGCGGGTCGAATTCACCGAGTACGACGGTGAAAGCCCGGACGCGCTGCCGCGACAGATCGACGCCAGCGACGGCGAACACAGCTTCCGTCTGCGCATCGACGCCTGGTACCCGTTGCCGTGA
- the trxA gene encoding thioredoxin, which translates to MATIELTEDSFNSTVENNPFVIIDFWAPWCGPCRNFAPVYEAASEKYPDIVFAKVNTEEEQGIAAAFGIRSIPTLMVFRDQIVLYGQPGALPAGQFEQLIEQAKALDMDKVRAEVAAQQSDGATS; encoded by the coding sequence ATGGCCACCATCGAACTTACTGAAGACAGCTTCAACAGCACGGTCGAGAACAATCCCTTCGTCATCATCGATTTCTGGGCACCCTGGTGCGGCCCCTGCCGCAATTTTGCCCCGGTCTACGAAGCGGCGTCGGAAAAGTATCCGGACATCGTGTTCGCCAAGGTGAATACCGAAGAGGAACAGGGCATCGCCGCCGCCTTCGGCATCCGCTCGATTCCGACCCTGATGGTGTTCCGCGACCAGATCGTGCTGTACGGACAGCCGGGCGCGCTGCCGGCCGGCCAGTTCGAACAGCTGATCGAACAGGCCAAGGCGCTGGACATGGACAAGGTGCGCGCCGAAGTGGCCGCCCAGCAGAGCGACGGCGCGACGTCCTGA
- the gluQRS gene encoding tRNA glutamyl-Q(34) synthetase GluQRS, with protein sequence MVAERRLYVGRFAPSPTGPLHKGSLVAALASWLDARAAAGRWLLRIEDVDEPRCSVAATDTILRQLDALGLHWDGEVVWQSRRTALYRAALDTLIAGGAAYGCACTRRDLESQPLASDGARRYPGTCRDRAGIAPRAWRLRVPAGEVAFDDRVLGRIAVDVAADSGDFVLWRADGYCAYQLAVVVDDADQGVTDIVRGADLLTSTPRQILVQRALGLAQPRYAHVPVVLDANGEKLSKQTRAPALEPADALTDLEEALAFLRHPPPADVVASGREDVLAWAVQRWTLTALSGTR encoded by the coding sequence ATGGTAGCCGAGCGTCGCCTGTATGTCGGCCGTTTCGCACCCAGTCCGACCGGCCCGCTGCACAAGGGTTCGCTCGTGGCGGCGCTGGCCAGCTGGCTGGATGCACGCGCCGCCGCCGGCCGCTGGCTGTTGCGCATCGAGGACGTGGACGAGCCGCGCTGCTCAGTCGCGGCCACCGACACCATACTGCGCCAGCTCGACGCGCTCGGCCTGCACTGGGACGGCGAGGTGGTGTGGCAGAGCCGGCGTACCGCGCTGTATCGCGCTGCGCTCGACACACTGATCGCTGGCGGCGCGGCCTACGGGTGCGCCTGCACCCGTCGTGATCTCGAATCGCAGCCGCTGGCCTCCGATGGCGCACGGCGTTACCCCGGCACCTGCCGCGATCGCGCCGGCATCGCGCCACGCGCCTGGCGGCTGCGCGTGCCGGCAGGCGAGGTCGCGTTCGACGACCGCGTACTCGGTCGCATCGCGGTCGATGTGGCGGCTGATTCCGGCGACTTCGTGCTGTGGCGTGCCGACGGCTACTGTGCCTATCAGCTTGCTGTGGTGGTGGACGACGCCGACCAGGGCGTGACCGACATCGTGCGCGGTGCCGATCTGCTCACCTCGACGCCGCGGCAGATCCTGGTGCAGCGCGCGCTCGGCCTGGCGCAGCCGCGCTACGCACACGTGCCGGTGGTGCTTGATGCGAACGGCGAGAAGCTGTCCAAGCAGACACGCGCGCCGGCGCTGGAGCCGGCCGATGCGCTGACCGACCTGGAGGAGGCGCTCGCCTTCCTGCGCCACCCGCCGCCGGCCGACGTCGTGGCGTCCGGGCGCGAAGATGTGCTGGCGTGGGCGGTGCAGCGATGGACGCTGACTGCGCTGTCCGGGACGCGGTAG